The following coding sequences are from one Candidatus Rokuibacteriota bacterium window:
- a CDS encoding ABC transporter substrate-binding protein: DTEIPVSYRMLRHGDRWLIYDVSAEGVSLVANYRTQFNNIIRTSSYAALLKRMRSRIEEFRAPQR, from the coding sequence AGGACACGGAAATCCCAGTCTCCTACCGCATGCTCCGCCATGGTGACCGGTGGCTCATCTACGACGTCAGCGCCGAGGGCGTGAGCCTCGTCGCCAACTACCGGACGCAGTTCAACAACATCATCCGGACGTCCTCCTACGCTGCGCTGCTCAAGCGGATGCGGAGCAGGATCGAAGAATTCCGGGCGCCTCAGCGCTGA